GAAAGCTTAGTTGTCAGCTCTATCAACGGAGCGCCGACATCTTTTTAGGAGTTCCATTCAATATCGCTAGTTATGCATTATTGACGCATATGATTGCTCATCAATGTGGTCTAGAACCTGGCGAGTTTGTTCATACATTAGGGGATGCTCACATTTATCTGAACCACCTTGATCAAGTTAAAGAACAGCTGACAAGAACACCTCATGAAGCTCCTAAATTGATTTTACCTACTAAACCAAAACCAATCGATCAATATGAAATGACTGATATTAAATTAGAAGGCTATACTTATGAGCCGGCAATCAAGGCTCCCGTAGCAGTTTAAATGCAAACAATGCGTGCAGAGGGCCTAACCAGCACATACGGTGAAAAGACCTTATTTGATGATATTTCGTTTATTATCAATGAAAATGATCGAATTGGACTGATTGGTGTTAATGGAAGCGGGAAAACAAGTCTTCTTAACGTAATTAGTGGGGAAGTAAACCCAGAAGGTAGCGGTCAGATCACTAAACCCAATGATTATACGATCGGTTATTTAAAGCAGCAACCAGAGCTTGATGAAAATAAAACAATCATGGAAGCTGTTTTTGAAGGTAAACAACCAGTGTTTGAAACGATTCGCCAATATGAGTTGGCGCTTGAACGCTTTACAAAGCACCCGGAAGATCCACAAGCAATCGACCGTTACACAAAAATGCAGGCACGAATGGATCAAGAAGATGCATGGGAAGCAGATAGTCGGGTGAAGACGATTCTGACCCAGTTAAAGATAAAAGATGTAAGTCAAAAGATTGCTCAACTTTCTGGAGGACAAAAGAAACGGGTTGGGCTAGCACAAGTCTTAATTCAACAGCCAGATCTCTTATTACTGGATGAACCGACTAACCACTTAGACCTCGATTCGGTAGTTTGGCTCCAAGATTTTCTTCGTAGTTATAAGGGTGCCGTCCTTGTTGTTACCCACGATCGATACTTCCTTGATCAAATTACAAATCATATCTGGGAACTATCTTTTGGTAAACTTTATCACTACGAGGGAAATTATCAGGACTTTGTAGCAAAAAAGGCGGAACGAGTAGAATTAGCTAAAGATACTGAGAAAAAGAATCAACAGCTGTATAAAAAAGAATTAGCCTGGATGCGGACAGGTGCAAAAGCCCGTTCCACAAAACAAAAGGGGCGAATCAATCGGTTCCACGAATTAGAGGGAAAAATCGGTAATCTTAAAACCGATGAAGATATTGCTATTAATCTTGGATCACAACGTCTAGGGAAAGATGTTATTCAATTTAAGGATGCTAACTTAAAATTTGATAATCATCAAATCCTTCATGACTTCAATTGGCTTGTTCAAGCAGGTGATCGAATTGGAATTACTGGTGAAAACGGGGCAGGTAAGACGAGTTTATTAAACGTAATTGCCCAACGTGTCCCTCTAGATAGTGGTGTCCTTAAGATTGGTGAAACCGTTAAGTTAGGATATTATACCCAGCAAACAGAAGGAATTGACAATGATAAGCGGATGATTAGTTTCTTGTCTGAAATTGCAGATAATGTTACTGATAAAGATGGTAATAAGCTTAGCGTTACCCAATTATTAGAACGTTTCCTATTCCCTCGCTTTATGCATGGTACTTTGATCCGAAAGCTTTCTGGGGGTGAAAAGCGACGATTATACCTCTTAAAAATCTTAATGCAGCAGCCTAACGTCTTATTACTAGATGAACCAACTAACGACCTTGATATTGGAACACTGACAGTTCTTGAAGATTACCTAGATAATTTTGCGGGAACTGTTATTACGGTTTCTCATGATCGTTATTTCTTAGATAAAGTGGCCGACAATTTGCTAGTCTTCAATGGAAATGGTGATATTGAGCGTTATACGGGACGCTTTACTGATTATTTAACTGCTAAAAAAGAAGAAGCAGATAAGGATAAAGAGCTTAAAAATGATCAAAAAGCCCTTGCTAAAAAGCAGGCAAGTAAGCAAGAACCAGCCAAAAAAGAAAAAACAAAACTTACTTATGCTGAACAACTCGAGTGGGATCATATTGATGAAGAATTAGACGCCCTTGATCAACAGCATCAGCAATTAGAAAATGAAATGGCTAAAGCAGCAAGCGATTATACGAAAATTGCTAAGTTACAGAAGCAGCTAAATGAAATACAAGAAAAAATTGATGAAAAGACAGCTCGTTGGGAGTATTTAAGCACATACGTTGACGAGTAAATGAAAATAAAACAATTACCAGCTATATTTGAACCAGCACGCCCTGTTTTACAAAAAATAGAGGAGGCCGGCTACGAAGCATATTTTGTTGGCGGTTGTGTCCGTGACACTATTTTGCATGATGAGATTCATGATATAGATATAGCGACGAGTGCTTACCCTAGTGAAATAAAGGCGATTTTTAACCATACTGTCGATACCGGAATTGAACATGGTACAGTTATGATTCTCGACCATGGAACGGGATATGAAACAACTACTTTTAGAACCGAGTCAGGTTACCAAGACTACCGCCGTCCTGATAAAGTGACTTTTGTTCGTTCATTAAGTGAAGATCTCCAGCGTCGAGACTTCACAATTAATGCCCTCGCCTTACGGGAAGATGGGGAAGTTATTGATCTATTTGACGGACTAGAAGACTTGCAAAAACATCTTATTAAAGCAGTTGGCAACCCTAATGAACGTTTTCATGAAGATGCTTTACGGATGATGCGGGCCGTGCGTTTTGCAAGTAAGCTTGATTTTGTCATTGATACTGCAACATTAAAAGGGATTAAAGGAAATGCACCATTATTAGAAAAAATTGCAGTTGAACGAATCCGGGTTGAACTAGAAAAACTATTGCTGGGTCAAAATCCAGTAGCGGGTTTAAAAGATTTTATTGCGACTGGATTGTACCAATATTGTCCAGGGTTGGAAAATGCGCAAGCTGCTTTATCGGCTTTATTAATCCTTAACCAATGGCATTTGGAAAATGAGGTCCAATTGTGGTCAGTTTTGAGCTTACAGCTCCAGCTTGATCAAAAAGAAATTGGTAAATTCTTAAAGAAGTGGAAGACAGCAAATGATTTAATTGCGCAGGTCAAAAAAGTAGTTCCAGCAGTCCAAGCAATTCGTCAACGTACGCTTACGCCAACACTAATGTTTAATACCGGTGAAACAGCCCTCCATGATGCTAACCAAGTAGCTAAGTTATATGGATGGGCAATTAATGATGAGGAATTACAAAAAGCTTATCAAAAATTACCAATTAAAAATGCTAAAGAATTAGCAATTGATGGTCGAATATTAATTACTAAAGCGGGGGTAAAACCGGGACCATTGATGGGGAAGATTCTTCAGCAATTAACGTTGGCAGTAGTAAATGGCGAAATAGCTAACGATGCAACAACCTTATTAGAAAAAGTAGAAGAGATAACGAAAGAGGGATAAATGACCTACTCAGAACAAATGCTTGATCAATTAGAAGCAGGAAAATTAAAAGAAGCCCAAAACTCATTTAAACTCGCACTAATTAATGATGATGATGATATGTTATTTAGCCTTGCGGAGGAATTGTACGCATTGGGCTTTCTTCAACAGGCACGAACGATTTACTTAAAATTATTAGATTGTTATCCAGATGAAGATGAATTAAAGACTAATTTAGCGACGATTGCAATTGATGAAGGACATAATGACGAAGCTTTATCATACTTAGCCCAGATTAAACCAGACTCGCCAGCTTATGTTCAATCATTACTGGTTGCCGCGGACTTATATCAAACCGAAGAAGAATTTGAAGTGACGGAGGAAAAGTTAAAAGAAGCTTACGCGTTGGCTCCCGATGAACCAGCTGTTGAATTTGCGCTTGGTGAATTTTACTTTATGGTTGGCCAATATTCTGAAGCAATCCAATATTACTTCCAACTAATTAAAAATGGGTATACTGACTTTGCAAAAGTTGATATCGCTGGACGTCTAGGGATTTGTTACGCTCAGAGCGGTCAGTTTAAGAAGGCTTTAGGGTACTTCAATCAGGTTAAACCGGAATACCAGACTAGTGATATTCGTTTCCAAAAGGGGTTGACCCGACTTCAATTAGGAGATACTGAAAAGGCAATAAAAACCTTAGAGGATCTTATCAATGATGATAACCAATATGCGTCTGCTTATCCTGAACTAGCAAAGGCATATGAAAAGGAAAATAAGTATCAGCAGGCATTACGAGTTGTCCAAGAAGGGCTCAGTGTTGATCAATACAATGAATACCTTTATTCATTAGCAGCTGAAATTACCAGCTACCTTGGCGACCAAAAGTTAATGAAGAAATACTTGGTAAAAGCGCATGAACTTGCTCCAGAGAATATGACGATTACTTTACAATATAGTAATTTCTTGCTTCACCAACACGATGATGAGGCAAATATTAAGCTCCTGAGTCCATTGGTAAAAGAAGATGAAACAGATCCACAATTATATTGGAATCTAGCGCGGTCATATCAACGAACTGATCAGCTTGAATTAGCCGGAAAATATTATGAAGCTGCTTTGCCGGCATACAGTGAAAATCCAACATTCTTAAAAGAATTAATTAATTACTACCGCGAAACTGGTGAAACTGATAAGTTAATGGATGAATTGGAACGCTATCTCCGGTTAGTCCCAACAGACACTGAAATGCAAGATCTTTATGACCAATATGAAGATTACAAATAAATGGCAAACAAAGCAGAATTAGTAAGCAATGTTGCTACTGCAACTGGCTTAACCAAGAAGGATGCTACTGCAGCTGTAGATGCTGTTTTCAGTTCAATTCAAGCATCTTTAGCTAAGGGTGAAAAGGTTCAATTGATCGGCTTCGGTAACTTCGAAGTACGTCAACGTGCTGCACGTAAGGGCCGCAACCCACAAACTGGAGAAGAAATCAACATTCCTGCAAGCAAGGTACCAGCATTCAAGCCTGGTAAAGCTTTAAAGGACGCTGTTAAGTAATTGGCAAATCCAATCGTAGCAGTTGTTGGTCGTCCAAACGTTGGAAAATCAACATTATTCAATCGTATTGCGGGAGAACGGATTTCAATTGTCGAAGATACTCCTGGAGTTACTCGAGATCGTATTTATGCTCATGCTGAATGGTTAGGAAAACATTTTAGCATGATTGATACTGGCGGGATCGAAATATCAGATCAACCATTATTGACACAGATTCGCCAACAAGCAGAAGTTGCTATTGATGAAGCGGATGTAATAATCTTCGTTGCCGATGTAGAAAATGGTGTAACTGATGCTGATGAACAAGTAGCACGAATTTTATATCGCTCCAATAAACCAGTGGTCTTAGCTGTTAATAAAGTCGATAATCCAGAACGGCGGAGTGATATTTATGATTACTATTCCCTTGGTCTGGGTGAACCGTATGCAGTTTCAAGTGTTCACGGTATTGGAATGGGTGATCTTTTGGATGCTGTTATTAAAGAGTTTCCTGATAACGCTGCTAATGATGAAGATGACTCCATTCACTTTAGCTTTATTGGGCGTCCTAATGTGGGGAAATCATCACTAGTTAATGCAATTCTAGGTGAGAACCGGGTAATTGTATCTAACGTTGCCGGAACTACCCGTGATGCCATTAATACTCAATTTGAAACAGCAGATGGACAAAAATTCACAATGGTTGATACTGCTGGAATCCGCAAAAAAGGAAAAATTTATGAGAACACTGAGCGTTATTCATTGATGCGGTCCATGCGAGCAATTGATGATAGTGATGTTGTACTTGTTGTCCTAAATGCAGAAGAAGGTATTCGTGAATTAGATAAGCACATTGCTGGATATGCTCATGAAGCAGGATGTGGGGTTATTATCGTCGTTAATAAGTGGGATACATTAAAAGAAAAAGACCACCGAACGATGACAGATTTTACTAATCTGATTCGGCAAGAATTCCAGTACCTCAGTTATGCACCAATTATTTTCGTTTCGGCGAAGACAAAGCAACGGTTAAATCAATTACCGGGATTGATCGAGGAAGTATATCAACATCACCGTCAACGGATCCAATCGGCAGTCTTAAATGATGTTTTAATGGATGCAATTGCTGCCAATCCGACTCCAACACAAAATGGTCGGCGTTTGCGAGTATACTATGGGACACAGGTTGCAACCGAACCACCAACATTTGTTATCTTTGTTAATGATCCAGAGTTAATGCACTTCTCCTATGAGCGTTATTTGGAAAATCAAATTCGGAAGGCATTTGACTTTTCTGGTACACCGATCCATTTAATCAAGCGTCAACGGCAGTAAATGGCTGAAAACAACGAAAATAAAAACGATATGTTAGAAGCGCTTGATAGCATTGAACAAGTTAAGGTGGGCGATGTTGTCAAGGGTGAAGTTTTGGCAATCGATGACGATCGTCAAGCTATCGTTGGTATTAAAGATGCAGGGGTTGAAGGTGTCGTCCCTGCTAAGGAATTATCAACCAAGCCAGTTGAAGACATCAATGATGCTGTAAAAGTAGGTGACGAATTAGACTTAGTTGTCATTTCTAAGATCGGTAACGATAAGGAAAATGGTAGCTACCTTCTTTCTCACCGTCGTCTTGAAGCCCGTAAGGTATGGGATGACATTCAAAAGAAATTTGATGAAGGTGAACACATTACCGCCAAAGTCACTCAAGCTGTTAAGGGTGGATTAGTCGTTGATGCTGGAGTTCGTGGCTTCGTCCCTGCTTCAATGATTACTGATCACTATGTTGAAGACCTTAATCAATTTAAGGGTCAAGAACTTGAATTCAAGATTGTTGAAATCGAACCAAGCGAAAACCGTTTGATTCTTTCACACAAGGAAATCATTCAAGCTCAACACGAAAAGGCTGCTGAAAAGGTATTTGCTGAATTACAACCAGGCGATGTTGTTGAAGGTAAAGTTGCACGGATGACTAACTTCGGTGCATTTATTGACCTTGGCGGCGTTGATGGATTGGTTCACGTTTCTGAAATTTCATACGATCACGTTGACAAGCCTTCTGATGTATTGACTGCTGGTCAAGATGTTAAGGTTAAGGTATTAAGCGTTGACCCTGAACGTGAACGGATTTCATTATCCATTAAGCAAACTTTACCAGGACCATGGGATGATATTGAAGAAAAGGCTCCAGTAGACAGCGTATTAACTGGTACTGTTAAGCGTTTGACTAGCTTTGGTGCTTTCGTTGAAGTATTCCCTGGTGTTGAAGGTTTAGTTCACATTTCACAAATCTCACACAAGCACATTGCTACACCTGCAGATGTTCTTAAGCCAGGTCAAGAAGTTCAAGTTAAGGTAATCAATGTTGATCCTGAACACCAACGTCTTGGTTTATCAATGAAGGCTCTTGAAGAACGTCCAAAGGAAGACGAAAACAACAATAACAACGGTGAAAACTACCGTGGTCGTCGTCGTTCACGTCGTAACAATAACAACCGGAGCTTCATGAACAACGCTCCAGAAGAAGAAAGTGGCTTCTCAATGGGTGACTTAATTGGTGACAAGCTTAAGGACCTACGGAACTAGATGTGTAAGGGATTGCAAGTAGCAATTGATGGTCCGGCCTCAGCAGGAAAGAGTACGGTCGCTAAATTAGTAGCAAAAAAGTTTAATTATGTCTATTGTGATACCGGCGCAATGTACCGAGCTGTTACATTAGCAGCATTAAACCAGGGCATTGATCCAAAAGATGATAAAAAGGTTGCTGAAATTGCTCGGCAAATAAAAATAGATTTTGAACCTGGTGAAACTGAACAAAGAGTTTTCTTGGATGGCAAAGAGGTGACTCATGATATTCGGTTGCCGAAAGTAGCAGCAAATGTATCTGCTGTGGCGGCAGTTCCAGCTGTTCGCGAAGAGATGACTAAGCAACAGCGGCAAATTGCTGAAAATGGTGGAATTGTAATGGATGGACGGGATATTGGTACAACTGTTTTACCACAAGCACCCGTAAAGATATTCATGGTAGCGAGTGCCTATGAACGGGCGCGACGGCGATACGCTGAAAACCAGGCAAAAGGGATTAATACAACATCGCTTGAAGAATTACAAAAAGCAATTGAATTAAGGGATAAAAAAGACTCAACGCGAAAAATTTCACCTCTTACACAAGCACCTGATGCAATCAAATTGGATACAACAAATATGACAATTGATGAAGTTGTGAGTGAAATCAGTAAAATAATAAAAAAACACAAGATGAATTAGTTGAGTGAGGAACGGAAAGAGAGCCGACGAGCTAACGATGAATTATGGGATAAAAAGTTTACAGATAACGAAGACCTTGATAGTGATGGCCATTTATCACGAACAGAACACCGTAAGCAACGATCACATAATTCAATGATTACTACGATCTTAATCGTGTTAATTATCGTTCTCGCCGTTACACCACTTATTTATTGGATTAATAATAAACAGTCCTTTAATCATCCGGTGAGAACTGAACAAGTAGCTGCTAGTTCTAAAAATAGTAAAAAAAAAGAATCTCACAGTTCGAGTACCTCTAGTGAGCATTCAAAGAAGGAATCTAGTATAAGCAGTAGTGAATCCTCTTCTTCAAGTATTGAGGAATCAAGTTCGACGCAAACCAGCCAAAGTTATAGTGCTCCGCAAAGCAGTAGTAGCTATTATCGATATAGTAGTAGTTATCGTTATGGTAATGGGTATCAAAACCGGACTACTCCTAATCGCTACAGTAGTTATCAGCAGCGTTATAACAATAACCAAACCTATAATCGCTACAATAATAATACAGAAAATACAAACCGTTATCGTTAAATGAAAAATAAGCAAGAAATTCTAGATGTTTTACAAAATCATTTTGGCTTTGAGGATTTTCGTCCAGGCCAAGAAGAGACAATTAACGCCTTACTGGAAGGGAAAGACGCTTTATCGATTCTTCCCACTGGTGCCGGGAAATCCCTTTTATATCAATTGCCAGCTTATTTATTGTCAGGAACGATCCTCATTGTTTCACCGTTGATTTCACTAATGCAGGATCAGGTTGACCGTCTTCATCGGCAGGGAGAAAAACGAGTCATTATGTTAAGCGGCCAGCTTGTCGGAAAAGAGCGAGCAAGTGTCCTCCACAATTTGAAATCATTTAAATTTATATTTACTTCTCCGGAAATGCTTGATAACCAGCAAGTTTTAACCGCGCTTAAGAAAAATAAGATTGCGTTAATGGTTATTGATGAGGCCCATTGTATCTCACAGTGGGGCCCTGATTTTCGTCCTGAATATTTATTACTAAAGGAAGTGCGGCAGCAATTAGGATCGCCGACAACATTGCTGTTGACGGCAACTGCTACTCCTCGTATTCGACAGGATATTTTGAAAAAAATGGGGATGACGACTGCCTACCAGGTAATTAAATCTGTTGACCGTCCTAACATTTTTTTAGCTGTTAAGTCCATCGCTACTCAAAAGGAAAAGGATGGTGAACTTCTGAAACTAGTTCAAAAATTCACTGGTCCCGGAATTATTTACTTTGCAAGTCGTAAGCTGGCTTCTCAGATGGCAGAATGGCTTGAAAACCAAACTGATTTAAATGTGGCAGCTTATCATGCTGGCGTTGTTCCAATTGAACGATTTCGAATTCAAAATCAATTTATGAATAATGAATTACAGGTAATTTGTGCAACGAGTGCGTTTGGGATGGGAATTGACAAAAATGATATTCGTTACGTTATTCATTATCATTTGCCAAGTAATTTAGAGAATTATTTACAGGAAATCGGTCGAGCTGGGCGTGATGGTAAGCAGAGTTTGGCAGTTCTTCTATATGCAAATGGCGATGAAATGATTCAACGACAATTAACAAGCGTTGATCTTCCGCCAGCTACAATTTTAGAGCAGATTAAGAATGGCAAGTTGTCAGCAAGTATTTTGGGGGAGCAAGCGTCTTTATTTGCGTTTTATCTTGAACATTCTTTTACGCCGCAGCAAATAATTACGATGTTTGAGCGGCGCAAAATTCAAACAGAAAAAGAATTGCAAGAAATGGTTGCTTATATCAAAGAGGACGGTTGTAAAAGAGAATATCTTTTAACATATTTTGGTGAGCAATTTGCCGGTTCGAATGAATTTTGTTGTGATTATGAGCTTTCAGATTGGGCAACTAAACTTATTTTGCCGGTCAGTCAGCCACTTTCTGAAAACAATAAAGTAGGATGGGAAGACCGCTTAAAGGGCCTGTTAAATATTACTGAAAATTAAGTGAATAAATTATTGCGCTTTTTTAGCTATCACCAGCCACGGCGAATTCGTGTAATTGAAAACACTCTGCGAAGTCGGCGAACAGTCGCAACTCTCTTTTGGGCTCGACAGTATGGAATCTTAGAGTGGTTAGGGGCAGATCGAACACTGAATCGACAAGAATATGATCAGCTTATTAATCAACTTGTTGCTGATAAACTATTAGCGATTGATGATCAATCCCAAGCAATTCTTACAGAAGAGGGCGCGAAAGTTTTAAAAAACGAAGAAGAAACTTTCTACATCCCATCGTTTTATGACTGGTACTGGTTAACCAATACGCAACGAATAATCCAACGACTTTTTTTAGCTATTCAAGTCGTATCAGAATTCTCTTATCATCAAAGAAAGTATGTTCCATTGGCGATTTCATATGGTGAAATGGTTGCGGTGAAGCAGTGGTTTCGACAAAATTATCATCACGATCTGGTTAAAAATCTCTATACTGATCTCCATCGGTTTGGCAGCGCTTTGGAAAGTGAAGATCCACGAATGACAACGGACCTTTTTAATGTCATGATTGGTTATCAGCGATCAGGATGGACAATTAATCAAGCAGCTCAAGAATTGAAAATAAAAATCGATGATATCCAGTACTTACGTCATGACGAGATGTTAGCGGTTAGCGCTTATGCTCGTAATTTTCCTGGTCCACTGCAACAATTGCTCCTTCCGCTGATCAATGAGAGTCCACTAAATCGGAGTGCCCAAGTAACGTTTGACTTATATACCCAGGGAGAGCCAATTGAACTGATTGCTCAAGAGCGACGGTTGAAAGAAAATACAATTAGGGAGCATCTCTTGGAAGCGGCAATCCTTATTCCTGACAAGCTAGACTGGGATATCCTTTTGCCAGAGAGTAAGCGTGACGAACTTAGTCGATTCTATAAGGGCGAACCGACCGTATGGAAATTTGACGAGCAAATTGCCAGTTTTTATGAATACCGCCTATATCAAATATTTCAAGGAATAACAAATGAAAAATAAATGACAGTAACGCATCAACGTATTCAACGATTGGTAGGCATAGCCTGTTTGGGTGCCTTAGCATTTATTTTAATGTTTTTTGAGTTTCCGGTTTTGCCGATGGCGCCCTATCTTAAACTGGACTTTTCTGATGTCCCTGTTTTGATAGGGGGCTATATCTATGGGCCAGTTGGCGGAATTATTATCGCTGCAATTAAATGCTTAATTCACGGAATGATTCATGGCTTTTCGCCAGCTGAATTAATCGGGGTTACCAGCGACTTTATTTCATCCCTCGCTCTTCTGCTTCCGTTCTGCTGGGTATGGCGTCATCATAACTGGAGTAATAAAAGACAAGCTATTATCGGAATTGCTTTAGGAACCGTAACGTTGACTGTTTTAATGTCTCTGCTTAATTTGTGGATCCTTACCCCTTTATATATGGCAGTTTGGAACTGGAAGTCAACTTTGCCCGTATCTCAATTAGTAGCGATCGGTGTGTTGCCTTTTAACCTTATTAAGGGTTTGGTTGTTACAATTGTATATGTAATTATCGCGGGTCGGTTGCGTCCATGGCTAGACCAGCATAGAATGATTTAAATGGAACGATTACAAAAGGCAATGGCGGAAGCGGGAGTAGCTTCTCGTCGGGCATCAGAAAAACTTATCCTTCAAGGGAAAGTTGCAGTTAATGGCAAGATTGTGACTGAACTTGGCACTAAAGTTGGCGTTCACGATGAGATTGTAGTAAATGGTGTTCCAATCCATCACGAACAGCACGTTTACTACTTGTTAAATAAGCCGCGGGGAGTTATCTCAAGTGCTCATGATGATAAAGGCCGTCGAACAGTGGTTGATATTATTCATGATGCTGAGATTGATGAACGCATTTATCCAGTTGGCCGATTGGACTATGATACAACTGGAATTCTTCTCCTAACAAATGATGGTGCTTTGGCAAATAAACTGATGCATCCTAAATATGAAGTTGAAAAAACCTATGTTGCTAAGGTTGAAGGAATCGTCAAAAATGATGAGTTAAAACAATTACGTTTAGGGGTAGTCATCGATGGTCGAAAGACAAAACCGGCTAAATCGAAGCTCTTGAATGTTGACCGTGCCAAGAAGACAAGCCTTGTTCAATTAACAATCCACGAAGGACGAAACCACCAAGTTAAGAATATGTTTAAGGCAGTAGGACATCCGGTGACTAAACTTCATCGTGAAACATATGGACCATTAAATTTATATGGTCTTCAGCCGGGTGAATTCCGTGCATTAAAGCCTGAAGAAGTGCAGTTATTAAAGAAAAAGTAAGTGACGAATACGAAACTAACCAACCAAGCGCAGATTGAAGGA
The genomic region above belongs to Limosilactobacillus reuteri and contains:
- a CDS encoding pseudouridine synthase, producing MERLQKAMAEAGVASRRASEKLILQGKVAVNGKIVTELGTKVGVHDEIVVNGVPIHHEQHVYYLLNKPRGVISSAHDDKGRRTVVDIIHDAEIDERIYPVGRLDYDTTGILLLTNDGALANKLMHPKYEVEKTYVAKVEGIVKNDELKQLRLGVVIDGRKTKPAKSKLLNVDRAKKTSLVQLTIHEGRNHQVKNMFKAVGHPVTKLHRETYGPLNLYGLQPGEFRALKPEEVQLLKKK
- a CDS encoding ECF transporter S component, with product MTVTHQRIQRLVGIACLGALAFILMFFEFPVLPMAPYLKLDFSDVPVLIGGYIYGPVGGIIIAAIKCLIHGMIHGFSPAELIGVTSDFISSLALLLPFCWVWRHHNWSNKRQAIIGIALGTVTLTVLMSLLNLWILTPLYMAVWNWKSTLPVSQLVAIGVLPFNLIKGLVVTIVYVIIAGRLRPWLDQHRMI
- a CDS encoding helix-turn-helix domain-containing protein — its product is MNKLLRFFSYHQPRRIRVIENTLRSRRTVATLFWARQYGILEWLGADRTLNRQEYDQLINQLVADKLLAIDDQSQAILTEEGAKVLKNEEETFYIPSFYDWYWLTNTQRIIQRLFLAIQVVSEFSYHQRKYVPLAISYGEMVAVKQWFRQNYHHDLVKNLYTDLHRFGSALESEDPRMTTDLFNVMIGYQRSGWTINQAAQELKIKIDDIQYLRHDEMLAVSAYARNFPGPLQQLLLPLINESPLNRSAQVTFDLYTQGEPIELIAQERRLKENTIREHLLEAAILIPDKLDWDILLPESKRDELSRFYKGEPTVWKFDEQIASFYEYRLYQIFQGITNEK
- a CDS encoding RecQ family ATP-dependent DNA helicase — protein: MKNKQEILDVLQNHFGFEDFRPGQEETINALLEGKDALSILPTGAGKSLLYQLPAYLLSGTILIVSPLISLMQDQVDRLHRQGEKRVIMLSGQLVGKERASVLHNLKSFKFIFTSPEMLDNQQVLTALKKNKIALMVIDEAHCISQWGPDFRPEYLLLKEVRQQLGSPTTLLLTATATPRIRQDILKKMGMTTAYQVIKSVDRPNIFLAVKSIATQKEKDGELLKLVQKFTGPGIIYFASRKLASQMAEWLENQTDLNVAAYHAGVVPIERFRIQNQFMNNELQVICATSAFGMGIDKNDIRYVIHYHLPSNLENYLQEIGRAGRDGKQSLAVLLYANGDEMIQRQLTSVDLPPATILEQIKNGKLSASILGEQASLFAFYLEHSFTPQQIITMFERRKIQTEKELQEMVAYIKEDGCKREYLLTYFGEQFAGSNEFCCDYELSDWATKLILPVSQPLSENNKVGWEDRLKGLLNITEN